GGGAGACTGCGAGAAGGGATAGCCTCGGTTTTTTCTCATATTGTTTCGACGTGCGGAAGAGTCCTATCTCGAAACAGAGGGTCCGCAAATATTACGGAGTCTAAAGTAAAGAAGTTAGGGAAAAAACACGGCTTATATAAGAAAAATGAAGGCGGGGCATACACTCCGGATATGCATTATGGCACGCCGTTTAATATTCCTAGACCAGAAGTTGTAAATTTAGAAGCTCCTTCTACATCAGGAACGAGAAAATCCCCACGTTTGCAAGAAAAGGCGCAGAAAGCATCTTCTGAGGATAGCAAAGCAGAAGCTACTCAAAAATCTTCGAAGGTGGAGGATCCTGCTCAATCGGGGCAAAGAAAAGGTATTCTTAAAAAATCCGGAGGGTCTTCTAAAAATAAAGGGAGCGTACGCTGGGAGGATCAGCAGTAACAGTTTTCTCTCCATTTAGACATTTTTCGGAAATCTTTCAAAGAATTCTAAAAAAGCACGTTTTATTTGGTGTGTTATTAAAAAAAGGTCCCACCCAGTTAACTGGAGAAACTGGGTGGGAAAGGGAATGTTTTCTTTTTTTTATGCGAGACCAAACATACATCTAGGCTCACAAGTTTAGGAGTGATAGAGGGGCTCGTAGGGGGGCTAATCCCACGATTAAGTATTCCAAACTCGTTATGCTCCTTATAATAATTCTTCTATTTTTAGCGTAATGTTTTTTAATTTAATTAATTTTTTTGGTTAATTTTATTAATTTAGACAATTTTTTCAGATTATATGTTGTTTATAATATAGGTTTTAGCGGTTGCTAATGTTAAGTTTCCTTAGCATAGGTTTTCAACGTTTCCTAGTCTGTATGTGTCTGTTGTGGCTGAAATGTATTTTTGAGTGGGATAAGGATATTTTTTCGTCGTCTAAGTTAGGTTGCTAAATAAATAAGCTCTTTTCTATAGAATGCGGATACCATGGGAAAACTGTTACGCTATAGCTGTTGTTTATGCAGCTCAATATTTGTTTGCTATTTTTCGTTTTGCTTGCCTGTTGAGGCTAAATCATCTGGGAATTGTCCAGATTGTAAAAGTTTTAGTAAGGAAGTAACTCGGTCAGATCAACTACCCGAAAATATTCAAGGGTCCGAAAATAGCTGCTATCTTACGGGATATGTACAATCTCTCGTAGATATGCATTTTTTGGATAGCCGTGTTCAGGTTGTTGTTGAAGATGGTGTTGCCTATCTATTTTCTCTCCCTGTTGATACTGTGGTATCCACAGCAATTATTGATTTCATTAGGGATCTACCTTTTATTTCTTCTGTGGAGGTTTGCGACTGCTCTTATCAAGAATGTTGCAAGCGCAGTGCCTATCGCAATGGCTGCCCTGCATTGCCAAAACAAAAAGCTCTGGGAACAGAGATTGTTTTTGGTAAGGAGGGTCTCTGGTTGCCGCAAAATACCATACTGTTTGCTCCTTTGATAGCAGATCCTCGTCAGGTAACAAACAGTGCTGGAATTCGATTTAATGAGAAGGTCATAGGAAATCGTGTAGGATCTGCGATTTTCGGTGGCGACTTTATCCTCCTTCGTCTTTTTGATGTCACCCCTTTGCACGGGGATTTAGATATAGGCATTCAAGGGGGAGTATTCTCAGTTTTTGATTTAGACCATCCCGATTCTTGCATGGTAAATTCCGACTTTTTCGTTGCAGGTTTGTTGGGATTCGCCGTGGATAAGTGGAGCTTACGCTTCCGTCTTTGGCATTTATCCTCACATTTAGGAGATGAGTTTCTTTTAACTCATCCGAACTTCCCCAGGTTTAACCTTAGTGATGAAGGTGTCGACCTGTTCGTATCCTTGCGTTATAACGCGCAGATTCGCGTTTATGGTGGTTTAGGCTATATTGTTAGTAGGGATTTAACGTTTCCTGAACGCCCCTTGTATATAGAAGCAGGAGCGGAGCTCCGGCCTTTTGGACTGCGCGAGGGAAATCTACATGCTCAACCGATTTTTGCTATGCACTTTCGTTTTTGGGAAGAGCAGAAGTTTGGTATAGATCAAACTTATATTGTCGGAATGGAATGGTCAAAATTCCGAGATGTGGGGAGAAAAATACGCGCGTTTGTTGAGTATCATCAAGGGTTTTCTAAAGAAGGCCAGTTTGTACGCGAGCCGTGTAATTACTACGGCTTTCGCCTAACCTACGGATTCTAATTTGACAACTATACAACCATAAAGCCTTCAGGATAGGGAGGATAATCCGGACCTATAGGCAGAGAGTTGTCCAT
This window of the Chlamydia sp. BM-2023 genome carries:
- a CDS encoding DUF1207 domain-containing protein, with the translated sequence MGKLLRYSCCLCSSIFVCYFSFCLPVEAKSSGNCPDCKSFSKEVTRSDQLPENIQGSENSCYLTGYVQSLVDMHFLDSRVQVVVEDGVAYLFSLPVDTVVSTAIIDFIRDLPFISSVEVCDCSYQECCKRSAYRNGCPALPKQKALGTEIVFGKEGLWLPQNTILFAPLIADPRQVTNSAGIRFNEKVIGNRVGSAIFGGDFILLRLFDVTPLHGDLDIGIQGGVFSVFDLDHPDSCMVNSDFFVAGLLGFAVDKWSLRFRLWHLSSHLGDEFLLTHPNFPRFNLSDEGVDLFVSLRYNAQIRVYGGLGYIVSRDLTFPERPLYIEAGAELRPFGLREGNLHAQPIFAMHFRFWEEQKFGIDQTYIVGMEWSKFRDVGRKIRAFVEYHQGFSKEGQFVREPCNYYGFRLTYGF